In Caulobacter sp. X, the sequence GCGCGGCTGCGCTCGCGGGTCGGCATGGTCTTCCAGAAGCCGACACCGTTTCCGATGTCGATCTACGACAATGTCGCCTTCGGCGTCCGCCTTTACGAGGGCAAGTCGCGCGCCGAGATGGACGCCGTGGTTGAGAACGCCCTGCGCAAGGCTGCGCTCTGGGACGAGGTGAAGGATAAGCTGAAGGCCTCGGGCCTGTCGCTGTCGGGCGGCCAGCAGCAGCGGCTGTGCGTCGCCCGCGGCATCGCCGTCGAGCCCGAGATCCCGTTGCTGGACGAGCCGGCCTCGGCTCTCGATCCGATCTCGACCGCGAAGCTAGAAGAGACCATCACCGAGCTGAAGGCCGACTACACGATCGTCATCGTGACCCATAACCTGTCCCAGGCCGCGCGGATCTCGGACTACACGGGGTTTATGTACCTAGGGAAGATGATCGAGTTCGGTCCCACCGACGAGATCTTCATGCGTCCCAAGGTGACGCGAACCCAGGACTATGTCTGCGGGCGGTTTGGCTAGAGTGATTGCACTCCCGGGCTGTAGGAAGAACGGCCAGTAGGGCTAGGCCCCATGTCGGCGCAGCTCAGTCATGGAAGTCGCCGTCGCTCCGCGCCTCGTCAACCGCTCCTACTCGTTGATTCCGGCCAAGCCACCGGGCGAACGCGGGGAAGGTCAGGCCCTGAACAAGGACGGAAAAGAGCACGACGGCGTAGGTGATCGAAAGCACCCGGTCGCGTGGCCCGGTTTCAGGAACGCTGAGCGCCAGCGCCAGCGAAAGGGCGCCATGCAGGCCTCCCCACATGAGGACCGATGTCGCGCCACGCTCCTCGTATCGGATGCGCATGAGAGCCCCCCACGGCGCCACCACGACTAGGCGCGCGGCCAGGACAAGTCCGATGGCCAGCAACCACAGGCCGGCGTCGCGCCACGGTAGACCGAGCACCGCTAGTTCCAGCCCGAGCAGCAGGAACACCGCGGCGTTGAGAATCTCATCGACCAGGCTCCAGAAGCCCCGTACATATCGGCGGGTGGTGTCGCTCATGGCTGTTTGGACGCCGCGGTCGCCGACCAGCAGTCCCGCGCCCACCGCCGCGATCGGACCGCTGACATGGAGGGCTTGCGCGAGGCTATAGGCGCCGGCGGCGAGGGCCAGGGTGATGGCGACCTCGACCGCGTAGTCGTCGATCGCTCGCGTGGCGCTGATCGCCACCCAGCCTAGCGCCAGGCCCAGGACGAGCCCGCCGATGGCCTCGACACCCACGCGTCCGAGCGCCGCGAGCGGATGCAGCTCGCCGCCGCCGGCCGCCACCGCCACGGCCGCGCTGAAAATCACCACGCCCACGCCGTCGTTGAACAGCGCCTCTCCCTGCAGGATGGACTGCAGCTTCCGGGAAAAGCCGCCGTCGCGCACGGCCGCTAGCACGGCGATCGGATCGGTGGGACTGATCAGGGCGCCGAACACCAAGGCCCAGGCCAGGGGCAGGTCGACGCCAAGGCCCTTGCCGCCGAGCCAGAGCCCGAACCCGACAATGATGGTCGAGGCCAGCACGCCGAGCGTCGCCAAGGTCCAGACCGCCAGCGCCCGGCGCCGCAGGTCGGCGAGATCGACTTGCAAGGCCCCGGCGAACAGCAGGAAGGCCAGCAGGTAGTCCAGAATGGCCTTGGTGAAATCGAGCTTGCTCAAAGCGGTGATCGCCGACGCCGCGCCGCTATCGGGAAGCCGCCAGCGGAGAAGCAAGAGACCCGCCGCGCCCAAGCTCCCGGCCAAGACCATGGCGACACCCGTCGGCAAGCGCAGGAAGCGGACATTGACCCAGCCCACCGCCGCCACGAGGACGAGCAGGAGCGCCGCCAGATGAAACGGCGTCAAGACAAGGCCTCGCCGGGATCGCGCTCGCCAGGAATACTGACGGTCTTTCCGAGCGCGCCTCGAACATAGAAGCGCTTGATGAAGACCATGCCGACGACCAGCAGCGGCGTGGCGAGGATCACGCCCAGCGGGCCCAGAAGCACGCCGAACGCCAACACGCCGAACAGCGTCAGGACCGGCGGCAGATCGACCGCGCGACGCTGGATGAACGGGAAGATCAGGTTGCTCTCGATCTGCTGGACCGCCACGTAGACGAGGACGGTCCAGAGCACCATGGCGGGGCTCTCCTGCGCGGCGATCAGGATCGCCGGGATGACCGAAACGATGGGGCCCACGATCGGCACGAAGGCCGCCACCCCGGCCAGGATCCCGAGGGCGATGGGGGAGGGCAGGCCGATGAGCGCCGTGCCGATACCGGTCATCACGGCGACTACGGCCATGTCCGCGAACGTGCCCAGCAGCCATAGCCGAAGCGCGCTTCCCGACGTGTCGAGCGCGGCTCTCATCGTCGCCACCCTGTCCTCGGGAACCAGTAGCAACAGGCCGTCGCGCGCGACCGCTGGCTTGAGCGCCAGGAAGACGCCCGCGACCAGGGCGAGGGCCGTGTTGGTCAGGGCGGTGAAGGCGTTCAGCGCATAGCCGCCGACGCGCCCGGCGACGCCGTCCATGCGTCCGACCAAGGCGCCGGCGCTCAGCGACATGTCGCCCAAGGTCTCGCCGAAAGGCAGCCGGTCAAGCAGCGCCTGGAGTTCCTCCTGATCACGCGGCAGGCGCGCGAACAGGCCTTGCAGTTGCTCGATCACCGTCGATCCAAAGAGCCAGCTCGCCGCGCCCAGAGCTCCCACGACACCGACGCCCGACAGCAGCAGCGTCACGCCCTCGGGGAGATGGGTTCGTCGGCGCAGCGGGTCAGCCAGGGCGCGCAGCAGCACCGCGACGATGACGGCCGCCAGGGCGATGAGCGCGACATTGGCGAGCCTCCAGGCCAGGAAGACCGCTGCGATCACCGCGAGGAGGGTCAAGGCGAGGCGCGGATAGCCGCGTGCGCTGTCAGGAGAGGCGGTCATCAGCGTTCAACGCCCACCGGCCTTGGGCGGCTGCCGCTGGTCTTCCATTCCGCGTGAGTTCAATTCAACGCGGCAGCGCATAGGCCACCAGAGCGTCGCCGATCGGCGTCTCCATGAAGTGATGGCCCCCCGCCATGATCACCACGTACTGCCGCCCGCCGGACTCGTAGGTCATGGGCGTGGCTTGGCCCCCGGCCGGCAGCACGTCGCTCCAGAGCGTCTTCCCGGTCTTAAGATCGATGGCCCGGATCAGGTTGTCGGTGGTGGCGGCGATGAAGATCAGTCCGCCGGCGGTGACGACCGCGCCGCCGTTGTTGGGCGTGCCAATCCTCAGCGGCAGGTGAGACGGAATGCCGAACGGACCGTTGGTGCGAGCCGTGCCGATCGGACGGTCCCAAAGCGTGCGCCCAGTCTTCAGATCGATCGCGCGGATACCGCCATAGGGCGGCTCCTTACAGAGCAGACCGGTGCCGGGCAGGCGCCAGCCCGCGTTGACGTCGATCGCGTAGGGCGCGCCGATCTGCGGATCGCCGGCTCCTTCGGCGCCCTTCTTGAGGCTGCCGCCGCGTTCCTCGCCCCGCGGCGCCCAGCCTTTCCGATCCGCCACGGCGCGGGGGATCAGGCGATTATAGTTGGGCATGTCGTTGTAGTTGGCGACGATGACGCCGCGGGCCGGATCGATGGCGACGCCGCCCCAGTCGGAGCCGCCGTTATAGCCGGGGTATTCGACATACCGCCGCTCGGTTTCCGGCGGGGTGTAGAAGCCCTTGTAGGCCGCGCGTCGGAACTGGATGCGGCAGATCATCTGGTCGATCGGCGACATGCCCCACATCCGCTTTTCGGTGAGGTCGGCCTTGCGGAGCGTGTGGAACAGCGAGAACGGCTGGGTTTTCGACCTCTGCTCCGGCTCGACGCCGCCTTGCGGCACGGGGCGCTCCTCCACGCCGGTGATCGGCGCCCCGGTGCGGCGGTCCAGGACGTAGAGGTCGCCCTGTTTGCCCGGAAGGATCACGGCGGGAACGACGCCGGCGGCAGTCGGGTAATCGACCAAGCTCGCCTGGGAGCCCAGGTCGTAGTCCCAGACGTCGTTGTGAACGGCCTGGAACGACCACGCCTTCCTGCCCGTCGTCGCATCGAGGGCGACCAGCGAAGTCGAATGGGCCTTTTCCTGCGGCGAGCGCGTGCTGCTCCAATAGTCCACGGCGCTATTACCCAGCGGCAGATAGACCAGTCCGAGCGCTTCGTCGCCGGTCGCGGTCGTCCACATGTTCGGCGTGCCGCGTGTATAGGTCTCGCCGGGCGGCGGCGCGCCCACGCGGTCGGGCCGGACCATGTCCCACGCCCAGCGCAGCTCGCCCGTCACGGCGTCGTAGCCCTGGATCACATCCGAAGGCGCGTCCCGCTTCTGGCCGTCCAGCACCTGATGGCCGGTGACCACCACGCCGCGCACGATGGTCGGCGCTGAAGTGATGGAGAACATCCCGGGGACGTGCTTGCCGATCCCTTGAGTAGTGTCGACCTGGCCGCCGAAGCCGAAGTCGGCGCAGGGACGTCCGGTACGGGCGTCGACCGCGATCAGGCGAGCGTCCAGCGTTCCTTCGATGATCCGTGTCGCGCAGGCCTGTTCGGGAGCGGCTCCAGGGACCGCGTAGTAGGCCACGCCCCGGCAGGCGGCGGTGTAGGGGATGTTGGCGTCGGGCACCTTTGGATCAAAGCGCCAGCGCGTCGCCCCGGTCGCCGGATCCAGAGCGATCAGGATGTTCTTGGGCGTGCAGAGATAGAGGGTGTCGCCGACCTTCAGCGGGGTGGTTTCGGCCCCGTACATCTTGCGCGCGGTTTCCGAGGCGGGGAGGTCGCCCGTGTGGATCAGCCAAGCGCGCTTCAGCTTGCCGACATTGTCGGGCGTGATCTGGGCGAGCGCCGAGTACCGCTGAGCGCCATACGTCCCGCCATAGGCTGGCCAGTCCGCGCCCACGACGTCTCCGGCCGGCGGCGTTCCGCCGGACGGCGCCGCGATCGCGCCTCCCCCGCCGATCGCGCTTACCCCGAAGAGCCCCGCGACAATCACCGTCGCCGCGCCGAAGAGCGCGAGCGCTGTCCGGCGCGTTCCTCTTTGGGCGGAGAGGGCTGGAACGCAGGCCAAGGTGAGAACCAGCAGGACATAGGGACCGACCAGCCGGGGGACGAGCGCCCATCCGTTCAGCCCCGCCTCCCAAACGGCCCAGGCCAGGGTCGCCAAGAAGACGCCGCTATAGACCCAGATCCCGACGAGCCGCAGCCGCATCATCAACACGCCGGAGACAATGAGCCCGATGCCGGCGAGCAGATAGTACGGTGAGCCGCCGAGGGTCGCCAACCAGGTCCCGCCGACCGCCAGGATCGCGCCGATCAGCGCCAGGATCGCGGCGAAGATCCTCACCGCCAGCACTTTCACCGGCCAGGATTTGGTTGCTTCGCTCATGGCAGGACCCTCCGTCCGCCGCGGCCCGTACAGCCGCGCTCAGTCGGAGAAATGCGTTTAGCGCTAGAAGGTGGCTTCAAAATATCGTGTAACGATCTAATTTGATCGCCGATCGTGCGCCGCCTCCACGCGGCCTAGTTCGGCGCGCCTCGGGTCGCGGTCAGCTCCGCGATCTGCTGCTCGGGCATGACGACCTTCAGGTGCGGGAACGGAATCTCGACGCCTGCCTCGTCAAAGGCCAGCTTGATCCGACGATTGTATTCGCGGCCCACGGTCCACTGCTGAATGGGAATGGTCTTGATCCTCGCCTTCAGCACCACGCCGCTGTCGGCCAGATTATCGACGCCGACCACTTCTATCGGCTCGAGGATCTTGTCGGCGAAATTGGGATCCGACTTAAGGCGTGCGCCTACGCGCTTCATGATCGCCAGCGCCGCGTCCAGGTCCGAGCTGTAGGACACCTGCAGGTCGAACACATAATAGGAGAAGCTCTTGGTCAGGTTATGCAGCACCTGGGCTTCGCTGTAGGGAAAGACATGGACCGTCCCGTCGAAGTCGCGCAGGCGGATCGTGCGCAAGGTCATCTGCTCGACCAGGCCGCCGCTGTCGCCGATCCGCACGATATCGCCAACCGAAACGATGTCCTCCACGATCAGGAAGATCCCGGTCAGGAAGTCCTTGACCAGTGTCTGAGCGCCGAAGCCAAGCGCCACGCCGACCACGCCGGCGCCGGCCAGGAGCGGGCCGATTTTGACGCCCAGTTCCGAAAGGGCCATCAGCACCGCGACGACGACAATGGCCGTCTGCGTGATCCCTCGTAGGAGAGGCGCCAAGGTCGCCAGCTGAGCGCGACGGCGCGGCTCGTCGGCGCGCTCGGCGAAGCCGCCCATGGCGCGTCCGATCGCCAGCCCGACCAGCTCGAACGCGGCCACCGCGACGATCAACAACAGCACTAGGCGCAGAAGGCCGGCCAGGATTTGAGCGCCCACCGGCGTGGCCGTCCAGGCGAGCAGGTTGAAGCCCCAGATATCCGCCGCCACCAGGACGGCGAGAAGGCTCGAGACGCTCCTCACGGTGAAGCCGGCGAGTCGCGCCAGACGATGCGTGCGCACGGTCTTTTCCGCGTCGGCCGGCCCTGGCAATCGGTGCGCGCCGATCAGCGTGAGCCGTCGCGCAACACGCCCCGCCGCCCAGGCCAGGGCGATGACCGTCGCGGTGAGCGCGAGGTTGATCAGCCATCCGGTCAAGCTCAGGGCCGAGAAATGCGTCAGAAGGCCTTTGAGGGCCGCGAGGATGCGTTCGCTAGCCGTCATCGGCGCGTGCTCCTTGAAACAGAATCTTGGAAAGGGCCGCCGTTGGACGGCCCGATAGGTGGCCTAGGCCGACAGCGGCGTGCGGGAGAGCACGTTGCGAATGCGTGAGACTTGGACTTCGGGCGCGCGCCAGGCGACATCGCCCAAGGCCGCGTGTTCCGTTTCGTCGAGCAGCATGGAGCGCACGCCCCAAGTCTCCAGCAAGGCTTTTGCCAACTGCGGCGCGGTGCGCTGGCCCG encodes:
- the pstB gene encoding phosphate ABC transporter ATP-binding protein PstB produces the protein MNAMTPPESFVADLPDSMVTLRARDLDFFYGKHQSLHGVNLPVARNAVTALIGPSGCGKSTLLRTFNRMYDLYAGQKASGEVMLDGENLLAMKDVARLRSRVGMVFQKPTPFPMSIYDNVAFGVRLYEGKSRAEMDAVVENALRKAALWDEVKDKLKASGLSLSGGQQQRLCVARGIAVEPEIPLLDEPASALDPISTAKLEETITELKADYTIVIVTHNLSQAARISDYTGFMYLGKMIEFGPTDEIFMRPKVTRTQDYVCGRFG
- a CDS encoding sodium:proton antiporter translates to MTPFHLAALLLVLVAAVGWVNVRFLRLPTGVAMVLAGSLGAAGLLLLRWRLPDSGAASAITALSKLDFTKAILDYLLAFLLFAGALQVDLADLRRRALAVWTLATLGVLASTIIVGFGLWLGGKGLGVDLPLAWALVFGALISPTDPIAVLAAVRDGGFSRKLQSILQGEALFNDGVGVVIFSAAVAVAAGGGELHPLAALGRVGVEAIGGLVLGLALGWVAISATRAIDDYAVEVAITLALAAGAYSLAQALHVSGPIAAVGAGLLVGDRGVQTAMSDTTRRYVRGFWSLVDEILNAAVFLLLGLELAVLGLPWRDAGLWLLAIGLVLAARLVVVAPWGALMRIRYEERGATSVLMWGGLHGALSLALALSVPETGPRDRVLSITYAVVLFSVLVQGLTFPAFARWLGRNQRVGAVDEARSDGDFHD
- a CDS encoding AI-2E family transporter — its product is MTASPDSARGYPRLALTLLAVIAAVFLAWRLANVALIALAAVIVAVLLRALADPLRRRTHLPEGVTLLLSGVGVVGALGAASWLFGSTVIEQLQGLFARLPRDQEELQALLDRLPFGETLGDMSLSAGALVGRMDGVAGRVGGYALNAFTALTNTALALVAGVFLALKPAVARDGLLLLVPEDRVATMRAALDTSGSALRLWLLGTFADMAVVAVMTGIGTALIGLPSPIALGILAGVAAFVPIVGPIVSVIPAILIAAQESPAMVLWTVLVYVAVQQIESNLIFPFIQRRAVDLPPVLTLFGVLAFGVLLGPLGVILATPLLVVGMVFIKRFYVRGALGKTVSIPGERDPGEALS
- a CDS encoding membrane-bound PQQ-dependent dehydrogenase, glucose/quinate/shikimate family, which encodes MSEATKSWPVKVLAVRIFAAILALIGAILAVGGTWLATLGGSPYYLLAGIGLIVSGVLMMRLRLVGIWVYSGVFLATLAWAVWEAGLNGWALVPRLVGPYVLLVLTLACVPALSAQRGTRRTALALFGAATVIVAGLFGVSAIGGGGAIAAPSGGTPPAGDVVGADWPAYGGTYGAQRYSALAQITPDNVGKLKRAWLIHTGDLPASETARKMYGAETTPLKVGDTLYLCTPKNILIALDPATGATRWRFDPKVPDANIPYTAACRGVAYYAVPGAAPEQACATRIIEGTLDARLIAVDARTGRPCADFGFGGQVDTTQGIGKHVPGMFSITSAPTIVRGVVVTGHQVLDGQKRDAPSDVIQGYDAVTGELRWAWDMVRPDRVGAPPPGETYTRGTPNMWTTATGDEALGLVYLPLGNSAVDYWSSTRSPQEKAHSTSLVALDATTGRKAWSFQAVHNDVWDYDLGSQASLVDYPTAAGVVPAVILPGKQGDLYVLDRRTGAPITGVEERPVPQGGVEPEQRSKTQPFSLFHTLRKADLTEKRMWGMSPIDQMICRIQFRRAAYKGFYTPPETERRYVEYPGYNGGSDWGGVAIDPARGVIVANYNDMPNYNRLIPRAVADRKGWAPRGEERGGSLKKGAEGAGDPQIGAPYAIDVNAGWRLPGTGLLCKEPPYGGIRAIDLKTGRTLWDRPIGTARTNGPFGIPSHLPLRIGTPNNGGAVVTAGGLIFIAATTDNLIRAIDLKTGKTLWSDVLPAGGQATPMTYESGGRQYVVIMAGGHHFMETPIGDALVAYALPR
- a CDS encoding mechanosensitive ion channel family protein, yielding MTASERILAALKGLLTHFSALSLTGWLINLALTATVIALAWAAGRVARRLTLIGAHRLPGPADAEKTVRTHRLARLAGFTVRSVSSLLAVLVAADIWGFNLLAWTATPVGAQILAGLLRLVLLLIVAVAAFELVGLAIGRAMGGFAERADEPRRRAQLATLAPLLRGITQTAIVVVAVLMALSELGVKIGPLLAGAGVVGVALGFGAQTLVKDFLTGIFLIVEDIVSVGDIVRIGDSGGLVEQMTLRTIRLRDFDGTVHVFPYSEAQVLHNLTKSFSYYVFDLQVSYSSDLDAALAIMKRVGARLKSDPNFADKILEPIEVVGVDNLADSGVVLKARIKTIPIQQWTVGREYNRRIKLAFDEAGVEIPFPHLKVVMPEQQIAELTATRGAPN